From Methanosarcina lacustris Z-7289, one genomic window encodes:
- a CDS encoding alpha/beta fold hydrolase → MENLRKYGNPPFTVALIHGGPGAPGEMAPVARELSIGRGVLEPLQTKTTLEGQVMELKAVLEEHTNLPVTLIGFSWGAMLSFIFTARYPQFVKKLILIGSGPYEEKYAEKIMKTRISRLSKTEIKETYSLILALNDPSTGNKNLSENKNLSLARFGQLMSQADSYDSLPHDDEVLEFQYEINKNVWEEASRLRSRGKLLKLGKEIHCRVIAIHGDYDPHPFEGVKEPLSGVLKDFRFILLEKCGHMPWIEREAKEIFYDLLKEEIQR, encoded by the coding sequence ATGGAAAATCTGAGAAAATACGGAAACCCGCCCTTTACTGTAGCCCTCATCCACGGCGGACCCGGTGCTCCCGGTGAAATGGCTCCCGTTGCCAGGGAACTCTCCATCGGTCGAGGAGTCCTTGAACCTCTCCAGACGAAAACAACTCTTGAAGGTCAGGTAATGGAACTGAAAGCAGTGCTGGAAGAACATACCAACCTGCCGGTAACCCTTATCGGATTTTCCTGGGGTGCGATGCTCAGCTTCATCTTCACAGCCCGCTATCCTCAGTTTGTAAAAAAATTAATTCTAATCGGAAGCGGTCCCTACGAAGAAAAATACGCCGAAAAAATAATGAAAACCCGGATAAGCCGGCTTAGCAAAACGGAGATAAAAGAAACTTATTCTCTGATACTGGCATTGAATGACCCTTCCACTGGAAACAAAAACTTATCCGAAAACAAAAACTTATCCCTTGCGAGATTCGGGCAGCTGATGTCTCAAGCTGACTCATATGACTCCCTTCCTCATGATGATGAGGTACTGGAGTTCCAGTACGAGATCAATAAAAATGTATGGGAGGAAGCCAGCAGGTTAAGAAGCAGAGGAAAACTTCTGAAACTCGGAAAGGAGATCCACTGCCGGGTGATTGCCATCCATGGAGACTATGACCCGCACCCTTTCGAAGGAGTAAAGGAACCCCTGTCCGGGGTTTTGAAGGACTTCAGGTTCATTTTGCTGGAAAAATGCGGGCATATGCCCTGGATTGAGCGAGAGGCTAAGGAAATATTTTATGATTTGTTGAAGGAAGAAATTCAAAGATAA